A part of Cannabis sativa cultivar Pink pepper isolate KNU-18-1 chromosome 6, ASM2916894v1, whole genome shotgun sequence genomic DNA contains:
- the LOC115724763 gene encoding peroxidase N1, translated as MESVILITIVLMYSLLVMTSTSAQSQQGTRVGFYLRTCPRAESIVRSTVESHFRSDPTVAAGLLRMHFHDCFVQGCDASVLIDGLGTEKTALPNLGLRGYEVINDAKSKLEAACPGVVSCADILALAARDGVVLSRGLTWAVPTGRRDGRISSASEAANLPGFTDSIDDQKLKFAAKGLTPKDLVTLVGGHTIGTTACQFFSYRLYNFTTTGNGADPTINPTFLPQLRALCPQNGDGTRRIELDTGTPSNRFDTAFFTNLRNGKGILESDQKLWTDASTRTIVQQFMGIRGLLGLSFGVEFGRSMVKMSNIGIKTGTEGEIRKVCSTIN; from the exons ATGGAAAGTGTTATACTAATAACGATAGTATTGATGTACTCACTACTTGTTATGACTTCCACGTCAGCTCAGAGCCAACAAGGCACACGTGTGGGGTTCTACCTACGGACATGTCCACGAGCTGAGTCGATCGTTAGGTCGACAGTGGAATCGCATTTCAGGTCTGATCCCACCGTGGCAGCTGGCTTGCTGAGAATGCACTTTCACGACTGCTTCGTCCAAGGTTGTGACGCTTCTGTGCTCATCGACGGGCTTGGTACCGAGAAAACTGCGCTGCCCAACCTCGGGTTGAGGGGTTACGAGGTCATCAACGACGCTAAGTCTAAGCTTGAAGCTGCCTGCCCGGGTGTCGTTTCTTGTGCTGATATTCTAGCTCTAGCTGCTCGTGATGGCGTCGTTTTG AGTAGAGGACTTACTTGGGCAGTACCAACAGGAAGGAGAGATGGAAGAATATCATCGGCCTCTGAGGCTGCTAACTTACCTGGTTTTACCGATTCAATTGATGACCAAAAGCTAAAGTTTGCTGCAAAGGGTCTTACCCCAAAAGATCTCGTAACTCTTGTTG GTGGTCACACCATTGGTACCACAGCTTGCCAATTCTTTAGTTATAGGCTATACAACTTCACTACTACCGGAAATGGAGCCGATCCTACCATTAACCCTACATTCCTTCCGCAATTGAGAGCACTCTGTCCCCAAAATGGTGATGGAACGAGGCGTATCGAGCTCGATACAGGCACACCAAGCAACCGATTCGACACAGCTTTCTTCACCAACTTAAGGAATGGCAAGGGAATTCTTGAGTCCGACCAGAAGCTATGGACTGATGCTTCCACTAGGACAATAGTCCAACAGTTCATGGGCATTAGAGGATTACTAGGACTGAGTTTTGGAGTCGAGTTTGGGAGATCTATGGTTAAGATGAGTAACATAGGTATCAAAACAGGAACCGAAGGAGAAATCCGCAAAGTGTGTTCCACAATTAATTAA
- the LOC133039505 gene encoding uncharacterized protein LOC133039505, with translation MKRVSHPKCSCAQPVVIKTSWTDANPGRRFGMCRRYRLVGGCYFWEWIDPPMCERASEVVPGLLRKIRRLEGEISDISTSNVDAYNYLNSVENNCEQSSILKALNKGVQVDEHSLVNSMGKTACMESFNGSSSTSVEDPKEKICTSGILVISVVVAIVLFWLMF, from the exons atgaagagGGTTTCGCATCCGAAGTGCTCTTGTGCACAACCTGTAGTGATCAAAACCTCGTGGACAGATGCAAACCCAGGAAGGAGATTCGGGATGTGTCGACGTTATAGg CTGGTTGGTGGTTGTTATTTTTGGGAGTGGATCGACCCACCAATGTGTGAAAGGGCATCGGAGGTGGTTCCTGGGCTGCTGCGTAAAATTAGAAGGCTTGAGGGAGAAATTTCAGACATTTCAACATCAAATGTTGATGCATATAATTATCTGAACAGTGTGGAAAATAACTGTGAGCAATCTTCAATACTGAAGGCCTTGAACAAGGGGGTTCAGGTTGATGAGCACTCATTGGTTAACAGTATGGGAAAGACTGCTTGCATGGAGAGTTTCAATGGAAGTAGCAGTACAAGTGTTGAAGACCCAAAAGAGAAGATTTGCACCAGTGGAATCTTAGTCATAAGTGTTGTTGTTGCCATTGTTCTGTTTTGGTTAATGTTCTGA
- the LOC115695393 gene encoding cation/H(+) antiporter 4-like: protein MELFNTSARNIVPIKRCTAFPANTHSVGLWNKSDAWQLNVSTPFGNVTLPVQNYTMPVLEIEMISIFCITQISHFFLKMIGLPMFVAELLAGIVLGQGVAAQFIEKYYNSIFRLNNQDILGTISLFAYTMFIFLSGVKMDLSIVFRTGSKAFHTGSLAMIAPLLLGAGAQYLLSRHFDLDKQENLQLMFVLTTHSLTSFPVIACLLEDLKIFNSELGRLGLSSSIISDILGVILTALATLAKVWDKSIGLAILDFVLVSLFIVFVIYVARPAMIWMVSQTPEGRPVKKVYLSIIILGLLFSAMLSNWYHMTLIFGPMILGLAVPDGPPLGSALVKTFDPLVSGVFMPIFVTVAMIKADPHDLNLNTKVAKANALLVLVIIVSKFLFSLIPPLLSRMPLNDGLALAFIMSYKGVVEMASYGIARDSKVIELEVYCFVMATVLVTAIVVPISVRYLYNPMRKYAGYQKRNIMQSATNDTELRIVACINRPDNTPALMNLLDVSCPTKDNPISVYILHLIELVGRATPVFISHQLQKKTLSNYSYSENIILSFTHFQRENHGAANVNVFTAISPTEYMHEDICTLALDKLASLIVIPFHRKWSLDGTAIESENLTVRAINCSVMERAPCSVAVLVDRGHSETVEFMVSRQAPYRVAMVFLGGSDDREAVTFAKRMVMDSCITLTIIHFVSVNEDRELEQWETVLDNEVLKEIILNYNQNSDVGHGNVGYIKEMVKDGTETATKLRSMADDFELFIVGRRFNLHSILTSGLEEWSEFPELGVVGDLLSSTDFMSNASVLVVQQQKLSN from the exons atggaaTTGTTTAATACAAGTGCTAGGAATATAGTACCTATAAAACGATGCACAGCTTTCCCAGCAAATACTCACTCTGTTGGGCTATGGAATAAAAGTGATGCATGGCAACTTAATGTATCGACTCCTTTTGGCAATGTGACATTGCCTGTACAAAACTATACAATGCCAGTTTTAGAGATTGAGATGATTTCTATCTTTTGTATTACTcaaatttctcatttttttctcAAGATGATTGGCTTGCCAATGTTTGTTGCTGAACTTCTG GCTGGAATTGTCCTAGGCCAAGGTGTCGCAGCACAATTCATAGAAAAGTATTACAACTCGATATTTCGACTCAACAACCAAGACATATTGGGCACAATCTCACTCTTTGCATACACAATGTTCATTTTCTTAAGTGGAGTCAAGATGGACTTAAGCATAGTCTTCCGTACTGGCTCTAAGGCCTTCCACACGGGTTCTCTCGCCATGATTGCCCCGCTCCTTCTAGGAGCGGGCGCACAATACTTGCTCAGTCGCCATTTTGATCTCGACAAACAAGAGAATCTCCAACTTATGTTTGTCCTAACAACACATTCCTTGACATCTTTTCCTGTCATAGCATGTCTCCTTGAAGACCTTAAAATATTCAATTCTGAGCTTGGTCGTCTTGGGTTGTCTTCCTCTATCATAAGTGACATACTTGGTGTGATTCTCACAGCTTTGGCTACTCTAGCCAAGGTGTGGGACAAGTCTATAGGGTTAGCCATTTTGGACTTTGTTTTGGTatctttatttattgtttttgttatcTACGTGGCCAGACCAGCCATGATATGGATGGTTAGCCAAACCCCAGAGGGTAGACCGGTAAAAAAAGTTTACCTTTCCATCATTATTTTGGGACTTTTGTTCTCTGCCATGTTATCAAATTGGTATCATATGACACTTATTTTTGGGCCTATGATATTGGGCCTTGCTGTCCCTGATGGGCCTCCATTAGGGTCTGCCTTGGTGAAGACTTTTGATCCTTTAGTTTCTGGGGTTTTCATGCCTATCTTTGTGACTGTGGCCATGATCAAAGCTGACCCACATGACCTCAATCTCAACACCAAAGTGGCTAAAGCCAATGCTCTTCTTGTGCTTGTGATTATTGTGTCAAAgtttcttttctctttgataCCTCCTCTGCTTAGTAGGATGCCTTTAAATGATGGATTAGCTCTTGCCTTTATTATGTCCTATAAAGGGGTTGTGGAAATGGCCTCCTATGGTATTGCTAGAGATAGTAAG GTTATAGAATTAGAGGTGTATTGTTTTGTGATGGCAACAGTTTTGGTGACCGCAATAGTGGTTCCAATTTCCGTTCGTTACTTATACAACCCCATGAGAAAATACGCAGGCTATCAAAAGCGAAACATAATGCAATCTGCCACCAATGACACCGAGCTTCGCATTGTTGCATGCATCAACAGACCAGACAACACCCCAGCCCTCATGAACCTCCTCGATGTCTCTTGCCCCACCAAAGACAACCCGATCTCGGTCTACATTCTCCATCTCATCGAGCTCGTGGGCCGAGCCACGCCCGTCTTTATCTCTCACCAACTCCAAAAGAAAACACTCTCCAACTACTCCTACTCTGAAAACATAATCCTCTCCTTCACACATTTCCAAAGGGAGAACCACGGCGCAGCCAATGTCAACGTCTTCACCGCGATTTCCCCAACCGAATACATGCATGAAGATATTTGTACTCTTGCCTTGGACAAGCTAGCCTCATTGATAGTCATCCCATTTCATAGAAAATGGTCTCTGGACGGGACAGCTATTGAGTCAGAAAACCTCACTGTTCGTGCTATTAATTGTAGTGTGATGGAGAGAGCTCCTTGCTCTGTAGCTGTCCTTGTTGATCGAGGACACTCTGAGACTGTTGAGTTTATGGTGTCGAGACAAGCTCCCTATCGCGTTGCCATGGTATTCTTGGGCGGGAGCGACGATAGGGAGGCTGTCACGTTCGCCAAGCGCATGGTCATGGACTCGTGCATAACCTTAACAATCATACATTTTGTGAGTGTGAATGAGGATCGAGAACTTGAGCAGTGGGAGACGGTTCTTGATAATGAAGTGCTTAAGGAGATAATTCTGAATTATAATCAAAATAGTGATGTTGGTCATGGAAATGTTGGTTATATAAAGGAAATGGTTAAAGATGGGACTGAAACGGCTACTAAGTTGAGATCCATGGCTGATGATTTCGAACTTTTTATTGTTGGAAGAAGATTCAATCTACACTCTATCTTAACTTCAGGTCTTGAGGAATGGAGTGAGTTTCCTGAACTTGGTGTTGTGGGGGATTTGCTTTCGTCTACAGATTTCATGAGTAATGCTTCTGTTCTTGTtgtacaacagcaaaaactTAGTAACTAG
- the LOC115725314 gene encoding uncharacterized protein LOC115725314: MDFRNSPSSSTTSSTTTTPNPAITTATGTGPASSDDPMHSWWESISKARSRIHSLSSILDPTSTSSSFSLSSLADSDRPALSLLSSIDAYLAISAALSSPLSGSGSDPLCHWLYDTYLSSDPHLRLVVFSFIPLLSGLYLSRIHSLSSDSPSIPSLAGFEAVLLALYAAETKVRAGKPVLVSVPDLSQPSLYHTPRQKPNSNPGSGHTRNSIGVLAPPLEPQVAVKSTKRAGIVGVALDCYYKQISQMPAWSKLDFCRFSAAWAGRDCSCQEQFDDEPEITGFSETRVSENGFRIDDVTEEISQLRIENGNGNGNGHSYSNGNGVGSSSNSSNGDLGSKGSRIPLPWELFQPALRILGHCLLAPLNSQDVKDEAAFAVRRLYARASHDLLPQAILATRSLIQLDKRARADAKAAAAATNSSSNANTPSKARKPEVLLVSK; encoded by the coding sequence ATGGACTTCCGCAACTCACCTTCTTCCTCCACCACTTCTTCCACAACCACCACACCTAACCCCGCCATCACTACTGCCACCGGCACCGGCCCCGCCTCTTCCGACGACCCTATGCACTCGTGGTGGGAGTCAATCTCCAAAGCTCGTTCTCGcatccactctctctcttcaatTCTCGACCCCACCTCCACCTCCTCCTCattctctctctcctctctcgCCGATTCCGACCGCCCTGCTCTCTCACTCCTTTCTTCCATCGACGCTTACCTTGCTATCTCGGCAGCCCTCTCTTCGCCTCTCTCCGGTTCCGGCTCTGACCCTCTCTGTCACTGGCTATACGACACGTATCTGTCGTCTGATCCCCATCTACGACTTGTTGTCTTCTCCTTCATTCCTCTCCTCTCCGGCCTCTACCTCTCTCGGATCCACTCTCTCTCATCCGATTCGCCTTCTATCCCTTCTCTTGCAGGATTCGAGGCCGTACTTCTTGCTCTCTACGCTGCCGAGACCAAGGTCCGGGCTGGGAAGCCCGTCTTAGTTTCGGTCCCGGACTTATCTCAGCCGTCGCTTTATCACACGCCTCGGCAGAAGCCCAATTCGAACCCTGGTAGTGGTCACACCAGGAACTCGATTGGTGTTCTGGCTCCACCACTGGAGCCCCAGGTAGCGGTCAAGTCAACGAAGAGGGCTGGCATTGTTGGTGTCGCCCTTGATTGTTATTACAAGCAGATCTCGCAGATGCCGGCTTGGTCTAAACTCGATTTCTGCCGATTCTCCGCGGCTTGGGCCGGCCGCGACTGCTCTTGTCAGGAGCAGTTTGACGATGAACCTGAAATTACTGGGTTTTCTGAGACTAGGGTTTCGGAGAATGGGTTTCGAATTGACGATGTAACGGAAGAGATCAGTCAATTGAGGATCGAGAACGGTAACGGTAACGGTAACGGTCATAGTTATAGTAATGGCAATGGCGTTGGTAGCAGTAGCAACAGCAGTAATGGTGATTTGGGTTCTAAAGGGTCGAGAATTCCGCTTCCATGGGAACTTTTCCAGCCGGCGTTGAGGATTTTGGGACATTGTTTGTTGGCGCCATTGAATTCCCAAGATGTTAAAGATGAAGCTGCATTTGCAGTTCGGCGATTGTACGCAAGGGCATCTCATGATTTGCTTCCTCAGGCTATCTTGGCAACCCGAAGCCTCATTCAGCTCGATAAGAGGGCTCGAGCTGATGCCAAGGCGGCTGCAGCCGCCACCAATTCGTCTTCTAACGCTAACACTCCTAGCAAGGCTAGGAAACCCGAAGTTCTTTTGGTCTCAAAGTGA